Within the Prochlorococcus sp. MIT 1300 genome, the region AAGAAAAAGGTTTTGCAGCTTCTCAGCCTGGAGCGGTTGGCAGTTAAGCACTATGATCCACCAGGAAATTAAAATTAAGGTAAACAGTCTCTTGACTGACTTGACTAAAAGACTTTCCAAATAATAGGTTTATTAGTACTAATTCATGGAAACTTTAATTGAATTAATTTAAATCTTCCTAAGTTTTCCTTTATTCATTCATTTTATCTTTGGAGTAATTAAACAATAATGACTTCTTCTCTAAAGTGTATTCATAAGACTCTGATAGGGTTTGTTTGTAGTGTTATGCCTTTAATGGTGTCATGTTCTTCGATAAAGAATGAGTCTAATATCTCGGGGAAACCTCTTGTTCTGACAACATTTACAGTGTTGGCAGATATGGCTAGGAATGTAGCTGGTAATCGACTTTCTGTTAAGTCAATTACTAAGCAAGGTGCTGAGATACATGGCTATAAACCAACCCCAAGCGATTTAGTTCAGGCTTCGTCTGCTAGCTTAATTGTGGAGAACGGATTTGGCCTAGAGCTTTGGGCTGAAAAATTTATATCATCTGCTGGTGATATACCAACAGTGGTCCTTAGTGAAGGAATGAAGCCGTTATTAATAGAGGGTGATGTATATTCTGGAAAGCCTAATCCCCATGTTTGGATGTCGCCTAAGAGGGCTATCTATTATGTTGACAAATTAGTTTTAGCTTTCAGCAAGTTGGACCCTTCTGGTTCGGATATTTATATACGAAATGGTAATGCTTACAAAGCTAAACTTCAAAAGCTTGATGATCAACTTCGTAAGTCTCTTGCAAGTATAAAACCCTCTAAACGTGTATTGGTAACTTGCGAAGGTGCGTTTAGCTACTTGGCGAAGGATTATGGTATGAAAGAAGCATATTTGTGGCCTGTTAATGCAGAGAGTCAGGTTACCCCTAAAAGAATGAGTCGCTTAATTGCCAAAATTAAAGAGAAAAATATTCCTTCTGTTTTTTGCGAAAGTACAGTCAGTTCAAAGGCCCAACGCGAAGTTGCAAGGTCGAGTGGGGCAAGGTTTGTAGGTACTTTTTATGTGGACTCTTTGTCAAAGGAAGATGGCCCTGCCCCTACTTTGCTAGAACTTCACCGGCACAATTTACGATTGATTCGTGAAGGCTTGGCTCAAGAGAATTAACAATGATGAATACTTCTTCTAAAAGTAACAGCAGCAATGACTTTTTCCGCATAGAAGCTGATCAGATATGTGTGGATTACAACGGCACGGTGGCTCTCTATGACGCGAGCCTGAAGTTAAAGGGAGGTTCGATATGTGGGCTTGTAGGGATGAATGGTGCGGGAAAGTCGACTTTCTTTAAAGCCTTAATGGGCTTTGTTCGTCCATCAAGAGGGAAGATTTTGATCAATGGAATGGGGGTTCGGAATGCACAGAGAGATCAAGCCGTAGCTTATGTGCCTCAGAGTGAAGGTATTGATTGCTCTTTCCCTGTAAGTGTTTGGGATGTAGTGATGATGGGACGTTATGGCGCAATGAATTGTTTAAGAATTCCTAGGCCATCTGACAGGAAAGCTGTTCTGCATGCTCTTGAAAGAGTGGAACTTTTAGATTTAGCTGATAAACCAATAGGCTCACTTTCTGGAGGGCAACGCAAGCGAACTTTCCTTGCAAGAGCTATAGCTCAAAGGGCATCAGTTTTGCTTTTAGATGAGCCTTTTAGTGGTGTGGATATTCGCACTGAAAAACTTATGGCTGAACTTTTTCTGCAGTTTCGAAAAGAAGCTAGAACAATCTTGATTTCTACACATGATTTAAGTCATGTAAGAGATTTTTGTGATCTGGTTGTCTTAATCAATAAGACTGTTT harbors:
- a CDS encoding metal ABC transporter substrate-binding protein; this encodes MPLMVSCSSIKNESNISGKPLVLTTFTVLADMARNVAGNRLSVKSITKQGAEIHGYKPTPSDLVQASSASLIVENGFGLELWAEKFISSAGDIPTVVLSEGMKPLLIEGDVYSGKPNPHVWMSPKRAIYYVDKLVLAFSKLDPSGSDIYIRNGNAYKAKLQKLDDQLRKSLASIKPSKRVLVTCEGAFSYLAKDYGMKEAYLWPVNAESQVTPKRMSRLIAKIKEKNIPSVFCESTVSSKAQREVARSSGARFVGTFYVDSLSKEDGPAPTLLELHRHNLRLIREGLAQEN
- a CDS encoding metal ABC transporter ATP-binding protein, with translation MNTSSKSNSSNDFFRIEADQICVDYNGTVALYDASLKLKGGSICGLVGMNGAGKSTFFKALMGFVRPSRGKILINGMGVRNAQRDQAVAYVPQSEGIDCSFPVSVWDVVMMGRYGAMNCLRIPRPSDRKAVLHALERVELLDLADKPIGSLSGGQRKRTFLARAIAQRASVLLLDEPFSGVDIRTEKLMAELFLQFRKEARTILISTHDLSHVRDFCDLVVLINKTVLAYGETSEIFTSENLTMTFGGMPPELLSGTTSLEGFER